The proteins below are encoded in one region of Aquipuribacter hungaricus:
- a CDS encoding VOC family protein, protein MPPRARAVLDAVGLVCSDLPRSVAFYRALGCDVPEPDGTGHLEVDLGGVRLMLDTEDVVASFAPDTWTGSTGGRLGLAARCESPEDVDALHDLLVPLGQGSHLAPFDAFWGQRYASVLDPDGSSVDLYAALPGAPVLQVPPG, encoded by the coding sequence GAGCCGTCCTGGACGCCGTCGGCCTGGTCTGCAGCGACCTGCCCCGCTCCGTCGCCTTCTACCGCGCCCTCGGGTGCGACGTCCCGGAACCGGACGGGACCGGCCACCTGGAGGTCGACCTCGGCGGCGTGCGCCTCATGCTCGACACGGAGGACGTCGTCGCCTCGTTCGCGCCGGACACGTGGACCGGCTCCACGGGCGGGCGGCTCGGGCTGGCTGCCCGGTGCGAGAGCCCCGAGGACGTCGACGCCCTCCACGACCTGCTCGTGCCGCTCGGCCAGGGGTCGCACCTGGCGCCGTTCGACGCCTTCTGGGGGCAGCGCTACGCGAGCGTCCTCGACCCCGACGGCTCGTCGGTCGACCTGTACGCCGCCCTCCCGGGGGCACCCGTGCTGCAGGTGCCCCCGGGCTGA
- the ilvC gene encoding ketol-acid reductoisomerase → MAHIYTDADADADVLKDRVVAVIGYGSQGHAHALNLRESGIDVRVGLAEGSTSREKAESEGLTVMTPAEAAAEADVIMVLVPDQVARKVYADSIEPNLAPGKALFFAHGLNVRFGYITPPEGVDVCMVAPKGPGHLVRREYQQGRGVPVLVAVETDASGEAEALALSYARAIGGLRAGGIKTTFAEETETDLFGEQAVLCGGASRLVQAGFETLVEAGYQPEVAYFECLHELKLVVDLMYEGGIAKQRWSVSDTAEYGDYVSGPRVIDDSVKARMKEVLGDIVDGSFAKRFFDDQDAGAPEFRRFREEQEKHPIETTGRELRKMMAWVSDGDDDYTEGTAAR, encoded by the coding sequence ATGGCCCACATCTACACCGACGCCGACGCCGACGCGGACGTGCTGAAGGACCGCGTCGTCGCGGTCATCGGCTACGGCTCGCAGGGCCACGCCCACGCGCTCAACCTGCGCGAGTCCGGCATCGACGTCCGCGTCGGGCTGGCCGAGGGCTCGACGAGCCGCGAGAAGGCGGAGTCCGAGGGCCTGACGGTCATGACGCCGGCGGAGGCGGCCGCCGAGGCCGACGTGATCATGGTGCTCGTGCCGGACCAGGTCGCCCGCAAGGTCTACGCCGACTCGATCGAGCCGAACCTCGCCCCCGGTAAGGCGCTGTTCTTCGCGCACGGGCTCAACGTCCGCTTCGGCTACATCACCCCGCCCGAGGGCGTCGACGTGTGCATGGTCGCCCCCAAGGGCCCCGGGCACCTCGTGCGCCGGGAGTACCAGCAGGGTCGCGGCGTCCCCGTCCTGGTCGCCGTCGAGACCGACGCCAGCGGCGAGGCCGAGGCGCTCGCGCTGTCCTACGCGCGTGCCATCGGCGGCCTGCGCGCCGGCGGGATCAAGACGACGTTCGCCGAGGAGACCGAGACCGACCTGTTCGGCGAGCAGGCCGTGCTCTGCGGCGGCGCCAGCCGGCTGGTCCAGGCGGGCTTCGAGACCCTCGTCGAGGCCGGCTACCAGCCCGAGGTCGCGTACTTCGAGTGCCTGCACGAGCTCAAGCTCGTCGTCGACCTCATGTACGAGGGCGGCATCGCCAAGCAGCGCTGGAGCGTCAGCGACACCGCGGAGTACGGCGACTACGTCTCCGGCCCCCGCGTCATCGACGACTCCGTCAAGGCCCGCATGAAGGAGGTCCTCGGCGACATCGTCGACGGGTCCTTCGCCAAGCGGTTCTTCGACGACCAGGACGCCGGCGCCCCCGAGTTCCGCCGCTTCCGCGAGGAGCAGGAGAAGCACCCGATCGAGACCACGGGCCGCGAGCTGCGCAAGATGATGGCCTGGGTGTCCGACGGCGACGACGACTACACCGAGGGCACCGCCGCCCGCTGA
- the ilvN gene encoding acetolactate synthase small subunit, whose product MSRHTLSVLVENKPGVLARVSALFARRSFNITSLAVGPTENPTVSRITVVVDVESQPLEQVTKQLNKLVNVLKIVELEPEHSVQRELILVKVRADASTRADVVQVVALFRAAVIDVSTDAVTIEATGRPDKIAALLEVLTPFGIREIVQSGAVALGRGGRAISDRSLRSA is encoded by the coding sequence ATGAGCCGCCACACGCTGTCCGTGCTCGTCGAGAACAAGCCGGGCGTCCTCGCCCGGGTGTCCGCGCTGTTCGCGCGCCGCTCGTTCAACATCACGTCCCTGGCCGTCGGCCCCACCGAGAACCCGACGGTGTCCCGCATCACCGTGGTCGTCGACGTGGAGTCCCAGCCCCTGGAGCAGGTGACCAAGCAGCTCAACAAGCTGGTCAACGTGCTGAAGATCGTCGAGCTGGAGCCGGAGCACTCCGTGCAGCGCGAGCTCATCCTCGTCAAGGTGCGGGCCGACGCCTCGACCCGGGCCGACGTCGTCCAGGTCGTCGCGCTGTTCCGCGCCGCCGTCATCGACGTGTCCACCGACGCGGTGACCATCGAGGCCACGGGGCGCCCGGACAAGATCGCCGCGCTGCTGGAGGTCCTCACGCCGTTCGGCATCCGCGAGATCGTGCAGTCCGGCGCCGTCGCGCTGGGCCGCGGCGGCCGCGCGATCAGCGACCGCTCGCTGCGCTCGGCCTGA